ACCCGGCTCGCTTTTTACAAATATCTTTGCTTTATGCACTTTTATTAACGAGTCAACCAGCGACAGGCCAATCCCTGACCCGGTATTCTCAATTTTGTTTTGTTCCGTTTGGTAAAAGCGTTTAAATATTTTCGTCTGACTCTCCCTGGGAATTCCGATTCCATCATCGCTGATTTCAACGATCAAATGCTGCGATTCATCGTCTTTTACATCGACAAACAGATCGATACTTCCGTATTTATTCGTGAATTTAATCGCGTTTGACAACAAGTTGTACAATATTTTTTCGTATTTGTCAACGTCTATCCAACCAATTACCTCGCCCCTCTCGCACGTGAAATTATAGCTTATCTGCTTCTCCAAAGCCAATCCTTTAAAAGAATTAAAGGCGTTACGGGTAGGTCGCAGGATTTCGGTTTGTATGACTTTTAGTTTGAATTCACCATTTTGAGCCTTTCTGAAATCGAGCAATTGATTAATCAGGTACATCAGCCTGTTCGAATTTTTCAGGATTAACTCTGCTTTGTTACGCTGAACATCAGTCAAGTTATTTTCTTCGAGCAAATGCTTGACAGGCCCAAGAATTAAAGATATAGGCGTTCGTAATTCGTGCGAAATATTGGTAAAAAAGCGGAGCTTCTCGTTGTTTAACTTGTCATCTCTTTCCCGTTTTACCTTTTCCAGAACTAATTCCTGTTTCAGAAGCATTCTCTTTTTTGTCTGTGAACGAATCAAATAAAAAGTCAGAACAAGAACGACGAGGTACAACAAAAGACTTTTATAAGTTAGCCAAAACGGCGGTTTAATTCTGATTTCGTATGATGAAACCGGACTCCATATCCCATTACTGTTTTGTGTTTTTATTTTAAACACATATTTACCCGGGTATAAATTGGTATATTGAATGTTCCGGGAATTATTATTGGCATTAATCCAGCTGTTATCGAAGCCTTCCAGCATGAACTGAAATTTATTCAGTTTTACATCAACATATGACGGAGAAGAAAATGAAAGCGAGAAATTACGGTTGCTATAATCCAGGACCATTTTCCTCGAGTAATTTATGTTCTCTTTTACAATCACATGGCCGTTAATGGTATCTCCCGGATGTATAACTTTGCCATGAATTTTCACTTCGCTAATAAAAGGTAATCCTGCGGTTTTGTATACGTTTGTAATATTTGTAGGGAAATATATAATACCTTCTTTACCCGGAACATAAATCAGAGAGTCGTTAAACAATAAGAATCCCCTGTTACTGAAAATATCCAGTCTGTTTCCGCTGTTAATCCGGTAAACATTCAATTGTTTTGTTTTTATGTCATATTTCCCGACTTTATTATTGTTGAAATTCAACCACATTTCATTGTTCTTCCTAAATCGAATGTCGGTAATCCATTCATCACGTAATTCTTCGGGCGAATTAATGTGTATAAAAATGTCTTCGGAAGGCTTGTAATAACACAACCCGGTTGTAGTGGCAACCCAAATCGTTCCGTTACGGTCAATCGCTATATCTTTGGCAATATCATGAAAAAGTACTCCGTCAGGTGATTTACTTTCAGAATAGGTACGAACTTTATTATCATAAGGATTATATCTGACAACTCCCGATTCGGTTGCTATCCATATCATTCCAGTGCTATCAGAAACGGCTTGGTTACTAATAACTTTTGAGAAATATGTGGGAAGTATTGTTTTGTACTTTAGCGTATGTGGATTTAGCAAAACAGCTTTATTGCCATGTGAACCAATAAAAATTGTTCCATCTTTTAACTTAACAAAAGCCAGCGTGAGGGTTTCTCCCAAGCCTAAATCCAACGTGCGATAACTATTCTTCGGATAATTATAAATCATTATATTACCATTCCACAGACCGCAATAAAATACTTTTCCATCGGGAGTGTAAATGCTGGCAATGCTTTTGTTTTGTTGGCTCAGAACCGAAAATTTGTTGTTTTTGCCAATGAACAATCCATTATCGTGGGTTGATACAATAATATGATTATCATATGTTTCTGCCAGACCACTTATTCTTGGTATTTTATTATTAATCAGATAAGAAATATTTCTAATATTTTTGAATTGATTTTTGTATCGGTCAAATTTATCCAAACCATTTTCGGTCCCTATCCACAGAACCCCGGATTTGTCGAAGAACAATGATGAAACGGAATTATCGACCAATGATGAATTGTCAGACAGGTCAGAATAATACCATCTGTAATTTCCGGTAGTAATATCTTCCAAATGGTCGCAAACAATCAATCCGCCCAGGGTTCCCAGCCAGTATTTTCCCTGCGGGGATTGAGCTACACAATTAAAATAAGGCCCCAGGATATTTCTGACTGATGCATCCGGAATCCAAAGAT
This Prolixibacter sp. NT017 DNA region includes the following protein-coding sequences:
- a CDS encoding two-component regulator propeller domain-containing protein; amino-acid sequence: MRLRNCLFLLLLLPTTVFADRIKLEHYSDDQGLSQNSVRHIVQDNTGLLWIGTFLGLNSFDGNTFTAYTSETSKHNSLENNDITALVMDSVANQLWIGTRKGLTCLDLKKQEFTTFLHNENDSNSLPDNEVRALFYDKFNRMWVGTKDSGLCILNRKTNAFSRVDIDGFNYVKSIYEDSYGCLWIGSNGTGGVAQIRFNKDGSINKIKTYTLTIPGSTEINPYVNFIYQDRKSDIFVGTREGLYKLNKLEDKFYNLWIPDASVRNILGPYFNCVAQSPQGKYWLGTLGGLIVCDHLEDITTGNYRWYYSDLSDNSSLVDNSVSSLFFDKSGVLWIGTENGLDKFDRYKNQFKNIRNISYLINNKIPRISGLAETYDNHIIVSTHDNGLFIGKNNKFSVLSQQNKSIASIYTPDGKVFYCGLWNGNIMIYNYPKNSYRTLDLGLGETLTLAFVKLKDGTIFIGSHGNKAVLLNPHTLKYKTILPTYFSKVISNQAVSDSTGMIWIATESGVVRYNPYDNKVRTYSESKSPDGVLFHDIAKDIAIDRNGTIWVATTTGLCYYKPSEDIFIHINSPEELRDEWITDIRFRKNNEMWLNFNNNKVGKYDIKTKQLNVYRINSGNRLDIFSNRGFLLFNDSLIYVPGKEGIIYFPTNITNVYKTAGLPFISEVKIHGKVIHPGDTINGHVIVKENINYSRKMVLDYSNRNFSLSFSSPSYVDVKLNKFQFMLEGFDNSWINANNNSRNIQYTNLYPGKYVFKIKTQNSNGIWSPVSSYEIRIKPPFWLTYKSLLLYLVVLVLTFYLIRSQTKKRMLLKQELVLEKVKRERDDKLNNEKLRFFTNISHELRTPISLILGPVKHLLEENNLTDVQRNKAELILKNSNRLMYLINQLLDFRKAQNGEFKLKVIQTEILRPTRNAFNSFKGLALEKQISYNFTCERGEVIGWIDVDKYEKILYNLLSNAIKFTNKYGSIDLFVDVKDDESQHLIVEISDDGIGIPRESQTKIFKRFYQTEQNKIENTGSGIGLSLVDSLIKVHKAKIFVKSEPGAGSTFTIEIPINKDNYDASERFDVQKDFIDESPGKAKKIVQTTDIKKKILVIEDNKELRQFINEYLSDTYKVYEAENGEQGLQLCRQIKPILCVSDIKMPVMDGYKFCVNLKKDTSISHIPVILLTALSDNENVMTGYKLGADGYITKPFDPALLKIRIQNIIKSRIELKTKFSGEIESNIAVLSHSPVDEEFITQLSNIIEENINNPDLKVDMLCAEMGISSSKLYRKIKELTDLSPNEFIRTLRLKKSAQLLKTRKYNVSEVSYLVGFNDPLYFSRCFKKQFGFSPRKYL